In Acidimicrobiales bacterium, the sequence CGGACATGGCCACCTTCATAACCGCCCTGGAACCGGGGCCCGGTCCCGGGCCGCTGCTGGCGGTGAAGGACCTCATCGACGTGGCGGGGGTCCCGACGACGGCCGGCAGCCGGGTCGTGGCCGACTCGGCGCCTCCCGCGCCGACCGACGCCGCCTGCCTGGCCGGGGCCCGGGCCGACGGGGCCCGCCTGGTGGGCAAGGCCAACCTCTACGAGCTCGCCTTCGGCGCCTCCGGGGTCAACGAGTGGTTCGGGACCCCGGTCAATCCCCTCGACCCCCGGCTGGTGCCGGGCGGGTCCTCCAGCGGCTCGGCGGTGGCGGTGGCCGACGGCGCCGCCGACCTGGCCTACGGGTCCGACACCGGCGGGTCGATACGCGTCCCGTCGGCGTTCTGCGGGACGGTGGGTCTCAAGACCACGTTCGGCCGGGTGTCCCTCGCCGGGGTGTGGCCGCTGGCGGGCAGCCTCGACACCGTCGGCCCCATGGCCCGGGACGTGGCCGGGGTGGCGGCAGGGATGAGCCTCCTCGAGCCCGGGTTCACGCCGGGCCGGTCGGCTGCCCCACTGCTCGCCCGCCTCCGGCCCGCCGGCCCGGCCGAGCTGGTGGGCGTCGACCCCGTCATCGACGCCGCCGTCGACCGCGCCGTGGCCGCGGCGGGGATCGAGACGGTGGAGCTCGGGGTCGACGAGTGGGTGGCCGCCTACGAGGCGACGTCGGTCATCCTCGACTCCGAGGCGGCCGCCGCCAACGCGTCGCTGCTGGCCGACCCGGCCCGGCGGGCCCGCCTCGGCGCCACGGTGAGGAACCGGCTGGAGGAGGGAGCGGCCCTCGGAGCCGGCCGGGTGGCCGAGGCCCGCCGCTTCCGGAGCCGGTGGAGCGAGGTGCTGGCGACCCTGTTCGAGCAGGCCCCGGTGCTGGTTCTGCCGACGGTGCGCTTCTTCCCGCCTCCCCTCGCGGAGTCCGAGAGCCGGCGCTACACGACCTTCACCAACCCCCTCAATCTGGCCGGGGTGCCGGCGGTGTCACTGCCCGTGCCGACGACCGGTCCGCTGCCGGCCGGCCTGCAGCTGGTCGCTCCCGCAGGCGGTGAGGAGCTGCTGCTGGCCACCGCCGCAGTTATCGAAGCGGGAAACCAGGCTCCTCGTTAACCTCACATCCGTGCCTCAG encodes:
- a CDS encoding amidase, which translates into the protein MATFITALEPGPGPGPLLAVKDLIDVAGVPTTAGSRVVADSAPPAPTDAACLAGARADGARLVGKANLYELAFGASGVNEWFGTPVNPLDPRLVPGGSSSGSAVAVADGAADLAYGSDTGGSIRVPSAFCGTVGLKTTFGRVSLAGVWPLAGSLDTVGPMARDVAGVAAGMSLLEPGFTPGRSAAPLLARLRPAGPAELVGVDPVIDAAVDRAVAAAGIETVELGVDEWVAAYEATSVILDSEAAAANASLLADPARRARLGATVRNRLEEGAALGAGRVAEARRFRSRWSEVLATLFEQAPVLVLPTVRFFPPPLAESESRRYTTFTNPLNLAGVPAVSLPVPTTGPLPAGLQLVAPAGGEELLLATAAVIEAGNQAPR